One Thermofilum sp. genomic window carries:
- a CDS encoding YjbQ family protein has protein sequence MRDEIRVASRGRGVYDITAYAERLVKSSGARKGLLILYSVDPLCRLVTIEYDADLIGDLMSLIDGLKAKNPYVVASIFHPSLAIPFEEGLLLGPFQQVCLLDLNESAGERRVVAEVIS, from the coding sequence GTGCGGGATGAGATAAGAGTAGCTAGCAGGGGGCGCGGCGTCTACGACATCACAGCGTACGCCGAGAGGCTTGTGAAGAGCTCTGGGGCGCGGAAAGGCCTCTTGATCCTCTACAGTGTAGACCCGCTGTGCCGGCTCGTCACGATCGAGTACGACGCTGACCTAATCGGCGACCTCATGTCTCTCATCGATGGCCTCAAAGCCAAGAACCCCTACGTGGTCGCCTCCATCTTTCACCCGAGCCTCGCGATCCCCTTCGAGGAAGGCCTCCTGCTCGGACCGTTCCAGCAGGTCTGCCTCCTCGACCTCAACGAGTCCGCAGGGGAGCGCAGAGTGGTAGCTGAGGTGATCTCTTGA
- a CDS encoding PIN domain-containing protein, translated as MRIFLDSSVFLKLLLDEPGAGAAEKVLEAVERSEVLACTTPLVLEEVSFKLLLAAASALLDTKDVWRIREKLKSRQEAESRVF; from the coding sequence TTGAGGATTTTCCTCGACTCTTCGGTTTTCCTAAAGCTTCTCCTCGACGAGCCAGGTGCTGGCGCTGCGGAGAAAGTGCTGGAGGCTGTCGAGAGGAGCGAAGTACTTGCCTGCACTACACCGCTAGTGCTGGAGGAAGTCTCTTTTAAGCTCCTGCTAGCTGCTGCGAGTGCACTGCTAGACACCAAAGATGTCTGGAGGATTAGAGAGAAGCTAAAAAGCCGACAGGAAGCTGAGAGCCGAGTGTTTTAA
- a CDS encoding S49 family peptidase gives MRKARWILAAVLVALALAAASAVLYPRLTGVVAVIRVSGYILTSEDADYYTALIHRAYTDERVGAVVLVVDSFGGSADYVEQVYYSLKQLKTRKPVVAVAVNALSGGYYICAAADYIFAHPTSLVGSIGVIATAPPILIPSEAVLETGPYKLTAFSRLHFFSNLSRALDAFISAVQEGRGERLKASREELSRALVYLGSEALKLGLVDQLGSVEQAVEEAARRTGLLRYTVEELKLPNATVGSLYGWRNVTASLLASLHPPPAVYYIYLPPGQLAEKEAASLQPATGPGRVVVDLSHGNRVSWWSLDALLAELAKLNVTVGFLDTWDRVRRELANASALIVAAPTRPYTSEEVKEVEEFVKRGGVLLLLYDPAYEYIGYEGLSNYITAPINSLASRFGVTFAYGYLYSPSDHFGFYRNVYVRRFTNASVFSGVRELVLLTATAVRSRHEAAWVPSGTILSVAEEPGEYAVAALLNWGNGTVLALGDITLFTEPFCRLADNSVFIRNLARLIANATPARVQVKEQRLERPVLPVGTVKVFEVREDGEAYAMTWRRVGENEVIVETPYYTARYFYVDGKLKEWEADGVKCTYDEPLPEPPFPLARGSSWNYSAGFTLIVEGREYRGLLEGREVVESFENVTALDGRTYFCASIRLELVERFSSGGITVVTITRGYYWVSADAGLVKQSTTTKRSYDSETAGFMTREITLKELRKPASG, from the coding sequence TTGAGAAAAGCTCGCTGGATCCTGGCTGCAGTTCTCGTGGCTTTAGCGCTAGCTGCTGCTTCCGCTGTTCTCTACCCTAGGCTTACGGGCGTTGTCGCCGTGATTAGGGTGAGCGGTTACATCCTCACCTCGGAGGACGCGGACTACTACACTGCGCTGATCCACCGAGCCTACACGGATGAGCGCGTAGGGGCTGTAGTCCTCGTAGTCGACTCCTTCGGCGGCAGCGCAGACTACGTGGAGCAGGTCTACTACAGCTTGAAGCAGCTGAAAACGAGGAAGCCCGTCGTCGCTGTGGCGGTGAACGCGCTCTCCGGCGGCTACTATATCTGCGCTGCAGCAGACTACATTTTCGCCCACCCAACCTCGCTCGTCGGCTCGATAGGGGTTATCGCGACCGCGCCCCCGATCCTCATCCCCTCTGAGGCTGTGCTGGAGACAGGCCCCTACAAGCTCACCGCCTTCTCCCGACTCCACTTCTTCAGCAACCTGAGCCGCGCGCTCGACGCGTTCATCTCCGCGGTGCAGGAGGGCAGGGGGGAGAGGCTGAAAGCCTCGAGGGAGGAGCTCAGCAGAGCTCTCGTCTACCTCGGCTCTGAGGCGCTTAAGCTGGGCCTCGTGGACCAGCTCGGCTCGGTCGAGCAGGCGGTCGAGGAGGCTGCTAGGAGAACAGGGCTCCTGAGGTACACCGTGGAGGAGCTTAAGCTCCCCAACGCGACCGTTGGCTCGCTGTACGGGTGGAGGAACGTGACGGCGAGCCTCCTCGCGAGCCTGCACCCGCCCCCGGCGGTCTACTACATCTACCTGCCCCCCGGCCAGCTCGCCGAGAAGGAAGCTGCCTCCCTGCAGCCCGCGACGGGCCCCGGCAGGGTGGTGGTCGACCTTTCACACGGGAACAGGGTTTCCTGGTGGAGCCTCGACGCGCTCCTAGCGGAGCTGGCTAAGCTCAACGTGACAGTAGGCTTCCTCGACACGTGGGACAGGGTGAGGAGAGAGCTCGCCAACGCTTCAGCTCTCATCGTCGCGGCCCCCACGAGGCCCTACACGAGCGAGGAAGTGAAGGAGGTTGAAGAGTTCGTGAAGAGGGGCGGGGTACTCCTCCTGCTCTACGACCCGGCGTACGAGTACATCGGCTACGAAGGGCTCTCGAACTACATCACTGCGCCGATCAACTCGCTCGCCTCGAGGTTTGGGGTCACCTTCGCGTACGGCTACCTCTACAGCCCTAGCGACCACTTCGGCTTCTACAGGAACGTGTACGTGAGAAGGTTTACGAACGCCAGCGTATTCAGCGGCGTGAGAGAGCTCGTGCTGCTAACCGCGACGGCAGTGCGCTCAAGACACGAAGCAGCCTGGGTGCCCAGCGGGACAATCCTCTCGGTGGCGGAGGAGCCGGGGGAGTACGCGGTCGCGGCTCTGCTCAATTGGGGTAACGGGACAGTCCTCGCGCTCGGCGACATAACGCTCTTCACGGAGCCTTTCTGCCGCCTCGCGGACAACAGCGTGTTCATCAGGAACCTCGCCCGCCTCATCGCTAACGCGACACCTGCGAGGGTGCAAGTCAAGGAGCAGAGGCTCGAGAGGCCTGTGCTCCCCGTGGGGACGGTGAAGGTGTTCGAGGTCAGGGAGGACGGTGAGGCTTACGCGATGACCTGGAGGCGCGTGGGGGAGAACGAGGTGATCGTGGAGACACCCTACTACACCGCCAGGTACTTCTACGTCGACGGGAAGCTGAAAGAGTGGGAGGCCGACGGCGTTAAGTGCACCTACGACGAGCCGCTGCCGGAGCCCCCTTTCCCCCTGGCTCGAGGGAGCAGTTGGAACTACTCCGCGGGCTTCACCCTGATCGTAGAGGGTAGGGAGTACAGAGGCCTGCTGGAGGGCCGCGAGGTCGTGGAAAGCTTCGAGAACGTGACCGCGCTGGACGGGCGCACGTACTTCTGCGCGAGCATCCGCCTCGAGCTCGTGGAGCGCTTCTCCAGCGGCGGCATCACAGTGGTGACCATCACGCGCGGCTACTACTGGGTTTCCGCCGACGCAGGGCTAGTGAAGCAGAGCACCACCACGAAGAGGAGCTACGACTCCGAGACAGCCGGCTTCATGACGAGAGAGATCACCCTGAAGGAGCTGAGAAAGCCAGCATCCGGGTAA
- a CDS encoding class I SAM-dependent methyltransferase has translation MEKVSLSYDLLAEGYDELYREEQEAKYRVVLAAVPPEEPALDAGCGTGLLLEKLHCYAVGVDLSLPMLLAAKRRGRGELADLVCAHAELLPFRSCSFPVAYSVTVVHEAPGLIGEVKRVLRRGGRGVVTLLRKKAELLPEILEQAGAASVVDEPGLKDVVVVLSKS, from the coding sequence GTGGAGAAGGTGAGCTTGAGCTACGACCTGCTCGCGGAGGGCTACGACGAGCTCTACCGGGAAGAGCAAGAGGCGAAGTACCGGGTCGTGCTAGCAGCTGTTCCACCCGAGGAGCCTGCGCTCGACGCCGGATGTGGTACCGGCCTCCTGCTGGAGAAGCTGCACTGCTACGCGGTCGGAGTGGATCTCTCGCTCCCCATGCTGCTCGCCGCGAAGCGGAGGGGGAGGGGTGAGCTGGCAGACCTTGTCTGCGCTCACGCGGAACTGCTCCCTTTCAGGAGCTGCTCCTTTCCCGTAGCGTACTCGGTGACTGTAGTGCACGAGGCGCCCGGCCTTATCGGCGAGGTGAAGAGGGTTCTCAGGAGAGGTGGGCGCGGGGTGGTGACGCTCCTCAGGAAAAAGGCGGAGCTCCTGCCCGAGATACTTGAGCAGGCTGGGGCTGCGAGCGTGGTCGATGAGCCGGGCCTCAAGGACGTCGTGGTAGTTCTCTCGAAGTCGTGA
- a CDS encoding S8 family peptidase — protein MSREKALRAVGRAALAACIAAMMVVTVLLWAAAPESQALPSEPIRVMVKVEGSVEDYREPLSKYGEIVGEIPELSVLVVRTTREHAGKLKSLVKGVVRVEEDKIVKILGEVQWNIEYVRAPEVWNAYSSSYGDAAYGYHVQVQVAVVDTGIDYTHRDLSGAVTWCVVSLSDGAIFYRGTDLKKCSDQNGHGTHVAGIVAARLNGAGVAGVAPKVTLYAIRVLSASGSGYLSDVARGIVEAVKGPDGIAGTSDDADVISMSLGGPHSDTLYEAVRYAYSYGAVLVAAAGNEGASTPSYPAAYPEVIAVGAIDSSYNVPSWSNRNPDVVAPGVSIYSTLPKNKYGYMSGTSMACPHVSGVAALVQALRLAAGKSRLSPDAMKLVLTTTAIDLGPQGYDELYGYGLVDAYSAVQYALSQP, from the coding sequence ATGAGCAGGGAAAAAGCCCTTAGAGCTGTCGGCAGGGCTGCCCTAGCAGCTTGCATCGCGGCTATGATGGTTGTAACAGTTTTGCTGTGGGCTGCGGCTCCCGAGTCTCAGGCGCTCCCCTCTGAGCCCATCAGGGTTATGGTGAAGGTTGAGGGGAGCGTGGAGGACTACCGTGAGCCTCTCTCGAAGTACGGCGAGATCGTCGGCGAGATCCCGGAGCTTAGCGTCCTCGTGGTGCGCACCACGAGGGAGCACGCCGGTAAGTTGAAGTCGCTCGTAAAGGGCGTGGTGCGCGTAGAGGAGGATAAGATTGTGAAGATCCTGGGAGAGGTGCAGTGGAACATCGAGTACGTCCGCGCCCCCGAGGTGTGGAACGCGTACTCCTCCAGCTATGGGGACGCTGCGTACGGTTACCACGTTCAAGTCCAAGTCGCGGTTGTCGATACAGGGATAGACTACACGCACCGCGACCTCTCCGGCGCAGTCACCTGGTGCGTAGTTTCGCTGTCTGATGGCGCTATCTTCTACAGGGGGACTGACTTAAAGAAGTGCAGCGACCAGAACGGCCACGGAACCCACGTCGCCGGGATAGTGGCGGCTAGGCTTAACGGGGCTGGAGTAGCGGGCGTTGCCCCCAAGGTGACTCTTTACGCGATCAGAGTGCTTTCAGCTAGTGGAAGTGGCTACTTGTCCGACGTGGCGAGGGGGATAGTCGAGGCGGTTAAGGGGCCCGACGGGATAGCGGGCACGAGTGACGACGCTGACGTCATAAGCATGTCGCTGGGAGGGCCCCACAGCGACACGCTCTACGAGGCAGTCCGCTACGCGTACAGCTACGGCGCCGTACTGGTGGCAGCAGCAGGTAACGAGGGGGCCTCGACGCCTAGCTACCCGGCAGCCTACCCCGAGGTGATCGCGGTGGGCGCGATAGACAGCAGCTACAACGTCCCCAGCTGGAGCAACAGGAACCCTGACGTTGTGGCCCCGGGCGTCAGCATATACTCGACTCTGCCAAAGAATAAGTACGGCTACATGAGCGGCACGTCGATGGCCTGCCCGCACGTGTCAGGCGTCGCTGCGCTAGTGCAGGCTCTGAGGCTCGCCGCCGGCAAGAGCAGGTTAAGCCCGGACGCCATGAAGCTGGTCCTCACCACCACGGCCATAGACCTCGGCCCTCAGGGCTACGATGAGCTCTACGGGTACGGGCTCGTCGACGCGTACAGCGCAGTCCAGTACGCGCTCTCGCAGCCCTGA
- a CDS encoding YjbQ family protein, producing the protein MRVARLSRIELVTYGPNKLFDITDRVSELAKGVEEGVVLLQAVGSTGALILLPRRRDVVEAFERDLWDLVPTLGWKHPGNAYAHLRSTLIGTLLALPVAGGSIPLEESGIFFLENQPALNRRRVIVAAVVAKGS; encoded by the coding sequence TTGAGGGTAGCCAGGCTTTCGAGAATCGAGCTAGTCACCTACGGCCCCAACAAGCTCTTCGACATCACTGACCGCGTGAGCGAGCTCGCGAAAGGAGTTGAAGAAGGTGTAGTCTTGCTGCAAGCTGTCGGCTCGACAGGCGCGCTCATCCTCCTACCCAGGCGGCGGGATGTCGTGGAAGCATTCGAGCGCGACCTCTGGGACCTCGTGCCGACACTAGGCTGGAAGCATCCCGGCAACGCTTACGCGCACTTGCGGTCAACGCTCATAGGCACACTACTAGCGCTACCCGTCGCGGGCGGCTCGATACCCCTCGAGGAGAGCGGCATCTTCTTCCTCGAGAACCAGCCCGCGTTAAACCGCAGGAGAGTGATCGTAGCTGCAGTTGTCGCGAAAGGCTCGTAG
- a CDS encoding beta-glucosidase, whose amino-acid sequence MHTVQEILGKMSIEEKISLLVGAGFSKLVHGAAGETRPVARLGVPAVVLADGPAGVRVHPLRLGDAQRYYVTSFPNEIVLASAWNVELVERVGRAIGEEARALGVDVVLAPGLNIHRHPLCGRIFEYFSEDPLLSGVMGAAYVRGVQSAGVGATLKHFAGHEQETNRLLYNVAASERALREIYLRPFEIAVRGAKPWAVMGAYNKLNGKYCVQNEWLLTRVLREEWGFEGLVMTDWGAGDNPVEMIKAGVDLIMPGSDQVVAELLKAYERGAIPGEVVDARARRVLELVAKSPRFRGQEGSGDLKLEEHAKVAYEAAVEGAALLKNEGALPLPEKPRVALFGRGSYWTVKGGLGSGDSYPRYVVSIADGLRERGALVDEEIERVYRGMVHRFYEYGESLQLYRAYREGALAKSDSWLIEMLMTHFVDMMMEYTRVMHLQEDPFTDAFLEEAAQRNDAAVITVSRISTEGFDRFPVKGDYYLRDDELSLIERVSRVFHEHRKKVVVLLNVPGPVDVASWRDKVDAVLAIWLPGQEAGRAVADILLGRVSPSGKLPLTWPRDLYEIPAARTFPGTPPRDPEEVIYSEDIYVGYRYYDTFAVEPAYEFGYGLSYTAFDYRDLEVKLSGSEVVVRLKVRNSGRYPGKEVVQVYLRALESKFSRPFQELKGFRKTKLLAPGEEESVEVRVPLERLATFNGGKWVVEKGAYEVRVGASSRDIRLRAILEVPAEACYDTSWRRVEC is encoded by the coding sequence ATGCATACTGTTCAAGAAATCCTGGGCAAGATGAGCATCGAGGAGAAGATATCCCTACTTGTTGGCGCAGGCTTTTCCAAGCTGGTGCACGGGGCAGCAGGGGAGACGAGGCCTGTGGCTCGGCTCGGAGTGCCTGCAGTGGTTCTCGCCGACGGGCCCGCGGGCGTCAGAGTGCACCCGCTGAGGCTGGGTGACGCGCAGAGGTACTACGTGACTTCGTTCCCCAACGAGATCGTGCTGGCCTCCGCCTGGAACGTGGAGCTGGTCGAGAGGGTCGGGAGAGCTATAGGCGAGGAGGCTAGGGCGCTCGGAGTGGATGTTGTGCTAGCACCGGGGCTGAACATCCACAGGCACCCGCTGTGCGGGAGGATTTTCGAGTACTTTAGCGAAGACCCTCTGCTCAGCGGCGTGATGGGTGCGGCTTACGTGAGAGGTGTTCAGTCAGCTGGAGTGGGCGCGACCTTGAAGCACTTCGCCGGGCACGAGCAAGAGACTAACAGGTTGCTGTACAACGTCGCAGCTTCTGAGAGAGCGCTGCGCGAGATCTACCTGAGGCCTTTCGAGATCGCTGTGAGGGGGGCTAAGCCGTGGGCTGTGATGGGCGCCTACAACAAGCTCAACGGGAAGTACTGCGTTCAGAACGAGTGGCTTCTAACGAGAGTTCTCCGGGAGGAGTGGGGCTTCGAGGGCCTTGTGATGACCGACTGGGGCGCTGGCGACAACCCGGTTGAAATGATTAAAGCCGGAGTAGACCTCATCATGCCTGGCAGCGACCAGGTGGTCGCGGAGCTTCTCAAAGCATACGAGCGGGGAGCTATACCGGGGGAGGTTGTCGACGCGAGAGCTAGGAGAGTCCTGGAGCTGGTGGCTAAAAGCCCGAGGTTTAGGGGGCAGGAGGGCTCCGGGGACCTGAAACTTGAGGAGCACGCGAAAGTGGCTTACGAGGCTGCCGTGGAGGGGGCTGCGCTGCTGAAGAACGAGGGAGCTTTACCGCTACCCGAGAAGCCGCGCGTCGCCCTGTTCGGGAGGGGGTCTTACTGGACTGTGAAGGGCGGTTTGGGGAGCGGTGACTCCTACCCGCGCTACGTGGTCTCCATCGCGGACGGGTTGAGGGAGAGGGGTGCGCTGGTCGACGAGGAAATCGAGAGAGTTTACAGGGGCATGGTGCACAGGTTCTACGAGTACGGTGAATCCCTGCAGCTCTACAGGGCTTACAGGGAGGGGGCGCTCGCGAAGTCAGATAGCTGGCTGATCGAGATGCTTATGACGCACTTTGTCGACATGATGATGGAGTACACGCGGGTGATGCACCTTCAAGAGGATCCGTTCACCGACGCTTTCCTCGAGGAGGCGGCGCAGAGGAACGATGCAGCGGTCATAACGGTTTCGAGAATATCCACCGAGGGCTTCGACAGGTTCCCGGTCAAGGGAGACTACTACCTGAGGGATGATGAGCTCAGCCTGATAGAGCGAGTTTCCCGCGTTTTCCACGAGCACAGGAAAAAGGTAGTCGTCCTGCTAAACGTCCCTGGACCCGTGGACGTGGCGAGCTGGAGGGACAAGGTAGACGCCGTACTCGCCATCTGGCTGCCCGGCCAGGAAGCAGGTAGGGCGGTGGCCGACATCCTCCTCGGCAGGGTTTCGCCGAGCGGTAAGCTCCCGCTGACCTGGCCCAGGGACCTCTACGAGATACCCGCCGCGAGGACGTTCCCGGGCACGCCGCCCCGAGACCCCGAGGAGGTGATCTACAGCGAGGATATCTACGTGGGGTACAGGTACTACGACACTTTCGCTGTCGAGCCTGCGTACGAGTTCGGCTACGGGCTCAGCTACACGGCGTTCGACTACCGCGACCTCGAGGTGAAGCTGAGCGGGAGTGAAGTGGTCGTCAGGCTGAAGGTGAGGAATAGCGGGCGGTATCCGGGCAAAGAGGTCGTCCAGGTGTACTTGAGAGCCCTGGAGAGCAAGTTCAGCAGGCCTTTCCAGGAGCTCAAAGGCTTCCGCAAGACTAAGCTGCTTGCACCCGGAGAGGAGGAGAGCGTTGAAGTGCGAGTGCCGTTAGAGCGCCTCGCGACGTTCAACGGAGGGAAGTGGGTTGTCGAAAAGGGAGCCTACGAGGTCAGAGTGGGAGCCTCCTCGAGAGATATCAGGCTGAGAGCCATTCTCGAGGTACCGGCTGAAGCCTGCTACGACACCTCCTGGAGAAGAGTGGAGTGCTAA
- a CDS encoding AAA family ATPase produces MIIERPEEVRRISELKKWVLVYGRRKTGKTFLVSNFVKYDEYFFVKTSRGIVTKDGDSISYEAFLEILKRALDEGKTVVVDEFHRLGQDFFDFLHYAKKRGKLILISSTLFLSRKLVSAKSPLLGLFAEVPIGLISLRDCLKALEGFNLSKKDRLELAILLREPIAVDYFDEKKSARENIALVLLSSVKTIPALIGEIFYEEEREMSSIYEGILRAIASGRVISGEIASYLFSRRLIKKEDASIIQPYLNNLVSFGLIRRVEVFNKRKFVYKIASPLVRIYYYADEKYNISERKVGREEILRIIDELMPRIVEDEVREFLAEKHGLRESVIEAKDFEVDGCLLRFNKPEIALEVKWGRVSGRDIKRVEEKLSKVPSARRVLFVQDKNDVEVKPSAIEVVDVDDL; encoded by the coding sequence GTGATTATAGAGAGACCTGAGGAGGTTAGGAGGATAAGCGAGCTGAAGAAGTGGGTGCTAGTGTACGGGAGGAGGAAGACTGGGAAAACCTTCCTTGTGAGTAACTTCGTTAAGTATGATGAGTACTTTTTCGTGAAAACTAGTAGGGGTATTGTAACGAAGGACGGCGATTCTATAAGCTATGAAGCTTTTCTGGAAATCCTCAAGAGAGCTCTAGATGAAGGTAAAACCGTTGTGGTTGACGAGTTCCACAGGCTTGGGCAGGATTTCTTCGACTTTCTGCACTACGCTAAAAAACGTGGGAAGCTGATACTAATCTCTTCAACGCTCTTCCTCTCCAGGAAGCTTGTTTCGGCAAAGTCTCCGCTACTAGGGCTTTTTGCAGAAGTTCCTATAGGCTTGATAAGTCTTAGAGACTGCTTGAAAGCTCTCGAGGGGTTCAATCTCTCGAAGAAGGATAGGCTGGAGCTCGCTATTCTGCTGAGGGAGCCGATAGCGGTGGACTACTTCGACGAGAAGAAGTCAGCGAGGGAAAACATAGCCCTGGTTCTGCTGAGCTCTGTCAAGACGATTCCCGCCCTGATAGGGGAGATTTTCTATGAAGAGGAGAGGGAAATGTCCTCAATCTACGAAGGGATTTTGAGAGCGATAGCTAGCGGGAGAGTGATCTCGGGAGAGATAGCGAGCTACTTGTTCTCGAGGAGGTTGATCAAGAAGGAAGACGCCAGCATTATCCAGCCGTACTTGAACAACCTGGTGTCTTTCGGGTTGATTAGGAGAGTAGAAGTCTTCAACAAGAGGAAGTTTGTTTACAAAATCGCCTCGCCCCTAGTGAGGATCTACTACTACGCTGACGAGAAGTACAACATATCCGAGAGGAAAGTTGGCAGGGAAGAGATCCTGAGGATTATCGACGAGCTCATGCCGAGGATTGTTGAGGATGAAGTGAGAGAGTTTCTCGCCGAGAAGCACGGGCTGAGGGAGAGTGTAATCGAGGCGAAGGATTTCGAAGTAGACGGCTGCCTGCTGAGGTTCAACAAGCCTGAAATCGCCTTAGAGGTGAAGTGGGGGAGGGTTAGCGGCCGGGATATCAAGCGGGTTGAGGAGAAGCTTAGCAAAGTACCTTCAGCTAGGAGAGTACTGTTCGTCCAGGACAAAAACGACGTTGAAGTTAAGCCCTCAGCTATAGAAGTAGTGGACGTTGACGACTTATAG
- a CDS encoding ribbon-helix-helix protein, CopG family codes for MGKRGLYVRVDEELLSEFTRKAKALGLTRSEALRRAMEAFIASTGGPTATSKMRGLVKSKLTLRELEEAYAVLNS; via the coding sequence TTGGGGAAGCGGGGTTTGTATGTAAGAGTTGACGAAGAGCTGCTCAGCGAGTTCACGAGGAAGGCTAAGGCGCTTGGTTTAACGAGGAGCGAAGCCCTCCGGAGAGCCATGGAGGCTTTCATCGCTTCGACAGGCGGGCCGACCGCGACCTCTAAGATGAGAGGCCTCGTTAAGAGTAAGCTAACTCTCAGGGAGCTTGAGGAAGCTTACGCGGTGCTTAACTCTTGA
- a CDS encoding type II toxin-antitoxin system VapC family toxin yields MSLCLLSCLTGRFWSTRTLSRTCTRRKCAICSCLSYQNFRIHVSVLSVQEFLSYIYYKLHDYSLLERAAEVLYKLYVVENIDRETALRAAMIAADLVKRNQDFNLVDVFNAAIAVLRNIPILTDDPSRYSGYARYGVTAISVEDFIEEFKATIKA; encoded by the coding sequence GTGAGCCTATGTCTTCTCAGCTGCCTTACAGGGAGGTTCTGGTCGACACGTACGCTCTCACGTACCTGCACTCGCAGGAAGTGCGCAATCTGCTCGTGCTTATCCTATCAAAATTTTAGGATTCACGTTTCAGTTCTATCTGTCCAGGAGTTTCTCTCCTACATCTACTACAAGCTCCACGACTACTCCCTCCTGGAGAGAGCTGCCGAGGTGCTTTACAAGCTCTACGTTGTGGAGAACATCGACAGGGAAACTGCCCTGAGAGCAGCTATGATCGCGGCAGACCTCGTTAAGCGCAACCAGGATTTCAACCTGGTAGATGTCTTCAATGCTGCGATCGCCGTCCTGAGGAACATCCCGATCCTGACCGATGACCCCTCCAGGTACTCCGGATACGCGAGGTACGGTGTGACCGCTATATCCGTCGAGGATTTTATCGAAGAGTTTAAAGCCACTATCAAGGCCTAG
- a CDS encoding ATP-binding protein yields MNVKFVDREEELNFLEKLCSEERAHLVIVYGRRRVGKTRLLLELLSRKPGLYFYIPLGGSDTVLAELSRVVEGELFRGFRFPDFSSFLEYVARKLEKGELVVLDEFQRLAEVEGAISLLQKYWDERFSRLRGTLVLSGSTVGVIERVALRGDAPLYGRRTAVLKLEPLRFRALADWFARYEPLDLVKTYGVFGGTPAYLELVDEGESPEENAIKLVLSKRGPLHEEPLFLLLEELRSPARYLDVLTAVSQGKRTLSEIASAAGIPRENLTTYLATLEQLGLIERERPVLSKGRSLYSIRDPFFAFWFRFVHSNKSLLERGLERELWASIAADFNAYLGWVFEKVAVEHVVSEARAGLLPFKLDTLGRWWTRGEEVDIVAASTREGVGALIEVKWADLSYREARSVLRRLSEKGAQVPLREKLYGLVSRKLERKEELRKEGYLVYDLADIVER; encoded by the coding sequence GTGAATGTAAAATTCGTCGACCGCGAGGAGGAGCTGAACTTCCTGGAGAAGCTCTGCAGCGAGGAGAGGGCCCACCTCGTCATCGTCTACGGGAGGCGGAGAGTGGGTAAAACGAGGCTGCTGCTCGAGCTGCTGTCCAGGAAGCCTGGCCTCTACTTCTACATTCCCTTAGGCGGGAGCGACACGGTGCTGGCAGAGCTCTCCAGAGTGGTGGAGGGTGAGCTCTTCAGGGGTTTCCGCTTCCCGGACTTCTCATCATTTCTCGAGTACGTTGCGAGGAAGCTGGAGAAGGGTGAGCTCGTAGTCCTGGACGAGTTCCAGCGGCTGGCAGAGGTTGAGGGGGCCATCTCGCTCCTTCAGAAGTACTGGGATGAGCGCTTCTCCAGGCTGCGCGGCACTCTCGTACTTTCCGGCTCCACGGTGGGAGTGATTGAGAGAGTTGCTTTGAGGGGTGATGCCCCTCTGTACGGGCGCAGGACCGCGGTGCTAAAGCTCGAGCCTCTACGTTTCCGCGCGCTAGCCGACTGGTTCGCTAGGTACGAGCCCCTAGACCTCGTCAAGACTTACGGGGTTTTCGGGGGTACGCCAGCCTACCTCGAGCTTGTGGACGAGGGGGAAAGCCCTGAGGAGAACGCTATCAAGCTGGTGCTGAGCAAGCGGGGCCCCCTGCACGAGGAGCCGCTCTTCCTGCTTCTCGAGGAGCTGAGGAGCCCGGCCCGCTACCTGGATGTGCTCACCGCGGTGTCTCAAGGGAAGCGGACGCTAAGCGAGATCGCTAGCGCCGCCGGAATCCCCAGAGAGAACTTGACAACCTACCTGGCCACGCTCGAGCAGCTGGGCCTGATTGAGAGGGAGAGGCCTGTCCTCTCGAAAGGGCGGTCGCTGTACTCGATCAGAGACCCTTTCTTCGCCTTCTGGTTCCGCTTCGTCCACTCCAACAAGTCGCTGCTTGAGAGGGGGCTGGAGAGGGAGCTGTGGGCTAGCATCGCGGCCGACTTCAACGCCTACCTCGGCTGGGTCTTCGAGAAGGTAGCGGTAGAGCACGTGGTCAGCGAGGCGCGCGCCGGGCTACTCCCCTTCAAGCTCGACACTCTGGGTAGGTGGTGGACTAGAGGAGAGGAGGTCGACATCGTAGCGGCATCCACTAGGGAGGGGGTCGGCGCGCTGATCGAGGTGAAGTGGGCTGACTTAAGCTACCGCGAAGCCAGATCGGTGCTCAGAAGGCTGTCGGAGAAGGGGGCGCAAGTCCCGCTGCGAGAGAAGCTATACGGGCTCGTGTCCAGGAAGCTGGAGAGAAAGGAAGAGCTGAGGAAGGAAGGCTACCTGGTTTACGACCTCGCGGACATCGTGGAGCGGTGA